Proteins from one Ahaetulla prasina isolate Xishuangbanna chromosome 2, ASM2864084v1, whole genome shotgun sequence genomic window:
- the LTC4S gene encoding leukotriene C4 synthase produces MLHNIALLSTVTVLGVLEQAYFAIQVITFRRKFKVSPPITSGPPEFERIFRAQANCSEYFPIFLSLLWVAGVFSHQVLAAFCGVIYLYARYQYFRGYMHSAERRLGPMYFSTGVLFILIGLSMVGLLAHFVRYF; encoded by the exons ATGTTGCACAATATAGCTCTGCTGTCCACTGTTACTGTTTTGGGTGTGCTGGAACAAG CCTATTTTGCCATTCAGGTGATCACCTTTCGGCGGAAGTTCAAAGTCTCTCCTCCCATCACTTCAGGCCCACCAGAATTTGAAAGGATCTTCAGAGCACA AGCAAATTGCTCAGAATATTTCCCAATATTTCTCTCCCTCTTATGGGTGGCTGGAGTCTTTTCTCATCAAG TTTTGGCTGCATTCTGTGGAGTAATTTACCTGTATGCTCGCTATCAATACTTCAGAGGATATATGCATTCTGCTGAAAGAAG ATTGGGCCCCATGTATTTCAGCACTGGAGTTCTTTTCATTCTTATTGGCTTGTCCATGGTGGGATTACTTGCCCATTTTGTGCGATACTTTTGA